CTCCGACGTGCCTGAGGAGATCTCCTCCTATTCTCAGAACCGCGCCGCCGACGACATCGCTGCGGTGCTCGATCATCTCGGGATCGCTCGTGCGCATGTCGTCGGCCTGTCGATGGGCGGTTTCGCCGCGCTGCACTTCGGCTTCCGCCATCCGGCGCGCGCCCGCTCGCTCACCGTCGGCGGCTGCGGCTACGGCGCCGAGCCGTCGCAGCGCGACAAGTTTCGCGCCGAGGCAGATGTGACCGCTGCCTTCATCAAGAGCCAGGGCATGGCCGCCTTCGCCGAAAAATACGCGTACGGCCCCACCCGCGTGCAGTTCGAGAACAAGGACCCGCGAGGCTTTGCCGAGTTCAAGCGCCTGCTGGCCGGGCATTCCTGATGAAACAGAACATCCCGACGGCGGCCATGGCCGTCAAGCCAAATTGCGGGCACGGCATCAACGCGGAGGAGCCGGACGAGTTCAACGCGATCGTCGGCGACTTCCTGGCTCAGGTGGACAGCGGCCGCTGGCCCACTCGCGACCCCCGTACGGTAACGGCGTCGATCACCGGTATGCGCTGAGGATCGGGAAGACAAACCGTAGCGACTGGCGGCTGTGGGAGCAAACATCAACTGCCGGTCCTTGCAAGACCTGTCCCTAAAACTTTGAAGGAGTTTTTCGATATTGGATCATAAGGAGAAGGTTCGGTTCCTATTCACTGCATCTTTCTCCCGGCAGACTGCAGCAGTCTTCTGAAAATACCGTTTTCAAACCTTTATTCCGCGCATAAGCAACGGTGGCTTCATCAGGATAAGCGATTCCATTCACGCCGCAATCGATTGCATTCATCTCAGCCCGTCGTTTGTATTGACCCGGCGGTCGTGCGCAACCCAGGGTTATCGGCGTAGCGGGATTTAAAACCCGTGCGGTTGCCATTATTTCGGCTGCCTCATCCATCGATGGCGGTTGAATCCCCGCCATGGCGGTTCCACTGGCAGGGGTCAAGATAACCAGTACGATCGTTTCAGGATCTGCCTGCTGGATCATTTCCAGGGACCGCCGTTCCCCCCGGATTTGACCAAAGTGCAAACCGATTACGATATGAGGGGCAATATTTAAACCTGCGTCGCGACAGCAGAGCATGGATTGAAGATAATCGTCAGGTTTCCGGTTGAGGCGACAGACTTCGCGGATCGTTTCTTCATCGCCAATCACATCCATCAATACCTGATCCACCTCGGCTTCTTTCAGCATGGCGGCCGTTTCCCGCCGAATTAGCCCGCCATGCACC
The Candidatus Aminicenantes bacterium DNA segment above includes these coding regions:
- a CDS encoding radical SAM protein, producing MIQKAWETRQEFKSEIWFSAPGAKHYDNPYYSNRPFSFANLSVTGEACACRCAHCEGTLLQTMIGATSPQAMRRVVDKLLKNGCRGILVSGGGNSNGEVPLQPFVEVMGYAKQMGLKVLVHGGLIRRETAAMLKEAEVDQVLMDVIGDEETIREVCRLNRKPDDYLQSMLCCRDAGLNIAPHIVIGLHFGQIRGERRSLEMIQQADPETIVLVILTPASGTAMAGIQPPSMDEAAEIMATARVLNPATPITLGCARPPGQYKRRAEMNAIDCGVNGIAYPDEATVAYARNKGLKTVFSEDCCSLPGERCSE